The genome window catTAAGGACCCACCTTGAAATGGAATTTCACATAGATAGCCTTTCCGTCCTTGTTAACCATCTTGAATGTATGGGATCCGTATCCATTCATATGACGGTACCCATCTGGGAGTCCTCGATCGGAAAACAGGAACATCACTTGATGCAAAGCCTCTGGTCTATGAAGCCAGAAGTCAAAGATCATGTTGGGATCCTTCAGGTGAGTCTGTGGATTACGCTTCTGGGTATGGATAAAGTTCGGGAAGTGGATAGGGTCACGGATGAAGAAGATCGGAGTGTTATTTCCAACCAGATCCCAGTTTCCCTCCTCGGTGTAGAACTTGATCGCAAATCCACGTGGATCACGAGCGGTGTCGGCGGATCCGCTCTCACCACCGACTGTAGAGAATCTAATTAGCAGTGGGGTCTGCTTCCCGACCTTGTTGAAGATATCGGCCTTACAGTACTTGGAGATGTCATGGGTGACCTCGAAGTATCCATGGGCTCCGGCTCCCTTGGCATGAACGACACGCTCGGGGATACGTTCACGATCGAAATGAGCCATCTCATCCATATAAACTACATCTTGCATGAGCATTGGGCCACGCCGCCCGGCGGTGAGCACGGCGGTCTTCGAGTAGATCGGAGCTCCATTTGAAGTTGTGATCACTTGGGGTTTCTGAAACAAGTTACTGTAAATAGTAGTTGTTGTTGTAGAAAATGCGTCTGTGCCTTTAAACTCTAAACTCACTGGATACGTCTCCTTGTAGGTTTTCAGTTGATTATCCGATGGATCGTTTGGCATTttggttctgaaattttagttaggaaatttagaattaaataaaactctgaacaaaaaaatgaccACGACGAGGTGTAATACGGAATATGGGTTGGGAGAGACaagagaaacagagaaaaaagaaagaagattGTAGCGTTATCACTGATAAGGAACATGTTGTTGGACACCAGACTACGGCATAGTCTCGCTTATTTTGGACAGGCAAAAAAGTAGGGGGAAAGACAAAAATTAGGTAGGTATTGATTATGGGTCAGGGTATACGGGGAATGGATTGATCTACAAATCTacagatctacaaaaaatgcgggagaatagacgcagagttttcaactgatttcgcatggttgagaacgtgctgacgtcacatttttctggacgaaaaattcccgcatttttcatAGATCAAAGCGTAATGGGACAACCTGGCACTACGTGGAAAAGTGGTacctgtacgcaatttgtctaccgtatacctgAACTTTTGGGCTTGtcgtttttatcaaaaacgaGTGGCCCAATATTTTTGTGATgtatataaaaaatgtccgaaaaaaataaactctaaattttttggtccaaaGCTTTTTTCTTATCTTGCGCCTAAACCTGGTTAAActcaaattatcagtagagcgcatttgcatggATGTACCACTAGCCGGGCCGCGGGGTGTTGCTGTATGGTGCATATGTGCAAACACCATAACTTACGCGCAAATTTGACAAACTTACTGTCAAAAAGGCGCGCTATAAATAAGCAATATATTgactattttgaattttaaaaacaaaaaataatccaaaGTTGTCCACGAGCAGTACACAGCGGCTTGTAGAAGtattgcgcgtcaaatatggtgcatcgaaaaatGATCATATTTTACGCTCAATTTTCACTTCTACCGAACTGATTATTGATGTTTTCCGGCGATTCTTATACTCCCAGTCGCGGTGCTCTGTACAAGagatgatgacgtcacatgTTTATGATAAGCGATAAGGGAaacccaaaaataaaataaagtgtTGTGTCGGTCTCGCAGCGATGAAATTGTTGACCAAATTTTGCAATGTTTTCACCAAAaactacggtacccggtctcgaaacgacaaatACTGTAACTTTAAACTTTCGTTGACGCggattttttatcgattttttttttaattttgtgtttttattgttatatTTGAGTtgttttcatcgaaaaaatataaaaaatcgataaaaactcCACAGCGACAAAAGTTtgcaactacagtactctttaaaggcgcacatattTTCGCAATAGATAAAAAactgtcgtttcgagacccgaTACCGtaattttggcgcgaaaattgCTTTTACAGTCTAACTTAAGTtttcatctttaaaaattgactgaaacaaaaaattttccagattttcttcAAACAGGAAAATGATGACGTCACGTGGCCAATTTTCTGCCTGATAAAACGCTATTTAATTTCCGGCTTTTTTGATTTATGTGCACATAAAATTTCTTATCATCAAAAACCagaagaaatacaaaaaaaagagtttataAATAACGAGATTCTATAtacaaaagtttgaatatcAAACAATTTAATGCTTCTTCTGGCAGAGCTGATGGCGAAGAGCATTTCCGAAATCCGGATGAACTTTCGTGAACTCTTTGACCAttccattttgaatttcctccaaacAGCCACCCAAATCACTAGCCAAATTCCCAACGAGCCGATCTCTCTCCTCCTCCTTGAGCACTTTCTCCCAGAACTGACGTGGCTGCTCGTAGTTGTGATCGTCTCCAGTCTCATAACGATCAACATCTCCAGTCGTCTGAAATGTCGACTCCTTCACATCATCACGAGTACGGTATCCGCGGAAACTGTTCGGGAAGTAATTCGGCGCATCTCCCTGGCTTTCATAAGCCATTGCACCATCGCGTTGAGTGGTATGAGCACGGGAGCGGTACGGGCAGTTGACTGGAAGCTGAATGTAGTTTGGTCCAAGGCGATGGTAATGCGTGTCCGTGTAGGAGAAGATACGCCCTTGGAGCATCTTGTCTGGCGAGAACTCGATTCCTGGGACGATGTGGGCCGGGCAGAAGGCGGCTTGTTCGAcctgaaaaccaaaataaaaaatatttttactccacctttaaagctAGACgtaaaatgcaatttttattgttcctattaggtctccaaataagttccgggtcaaaaatcagaactttttttgccttttatagatttttttgaaactttgggaatttatgttatcaactatgacctttcattttgaaatggtcacaaaattttttgaccacccggagcgccctaactcggagccatttttttcaggcatttttcagatctcgcttcttttcaggtttcaattgaggtttgtgtgcggattttgcttagtttagtacacaatgtaagaaaacaaaaaaagtttggaaaaaatccgtccaaaaaaattttttttgtcggtcgtcaaaaaatcttcaaaaaaattttttttcgaaaattctcgattttttatacaagaatgatgtaaccatgtgcaaactatttttacacatacaaaacatttgagtatgaaatttggatctcgagaaatactccaagaactcgaaaatttttcgaaaaagctgTGTTTTCTGTTATTGTTTTAGTGTGAcgcaataaattgaaatgttttgtatgtgtaaaaatagtttgcacatggttacatcatttttgtataaaaaatcgagaattttcgaaaaaaaaattttttgaagattttttgacgaccgacaaaaaaaatttttttggacggattttttccaaactttttgttttcttacattgtgtactaaactaagcaaaatccgcacacaaacctcaattgaaacctgaaaagaagcgagatctgaaaaatgcctgaaaaaattggctccgagttagggcacttcggacggccaaaaaattttgtgactattgtcaaatgaaagatcatagttGATAACGTAAATTCCtacagtttcataaaaatcgatacacagcgaacaaagttatgatttttgacccggaacttatttggagacctaatattaaaaaaaactaattcatCTTCACACCACTTGCCTCAGCGAAATAATTCTTCACATTCCTGTTCAGCACCATCTTGCCGACCTCGATCAGTGGGTAATCACCGTGTGGCCAAACTTTAGTGACATCAAATGGATTGAACTCCCATTTCTCAGCTTGTTCGAATGTCATCACTTGAATGAACATCTTCCATTCCGGGAAATTTCTTGACTCAATGGCATTGAACAGGTCGCGGATCGCATAGTCTGGATCCGAAGAGGCGAGCTTTCCAGCGTCAGTTGGATCGAGATTCTTGGAACCTTGAGCAggctgaaaaatagaaaatgaaaatttaattctagTCCCCGTCTCTCTTAGGCTTACCTTGAAATGGAATTTACAATAAATCGGATTTCCCTCCTTGTTGACCATCTTGAAAGTATGCGCTCCGTATCCATTCATAAAACGGAATCCATCAGGAATTCCACGATCCGAGTAGAGGAACATCACCTGATGAATGGATTCAGGGCGATTCATCCAGAAATCGAAGAGCGCATTCGGATCCCTCATGTGAGTCTGTGGATTGCGCTTCAGGGCATGAATGAAATTCGGAAAGTGGATTGCGTCACGAATGAAGAAGATCGGAGTGTTATTTCCAACCAGATCCCAGTTACCCTCCTCGGTATAGAATTTGAGAGAGAATCCACGTGGATCGCGGACAGTATCAGCGGATCCCGATTCTCCAGCGACCGTTGAAAAACGAACGAGAAGTGGTGTCTGTTTTCCGACCTTGTTGAACATATCGGCCTTACAGTACTTGGTGATGTCATGGGTGACCTCGAAGTATCCATGGGCTCCGGCTCCCTTGGCATGAACGACACGCTCGGGGATACGTTCACGATCGAAATGAGCCATCTCATCCATATAAACTACATCTTGCATGAGCATTGGGCCACGCCGCCCGGCGGTGAGCACGGCGGTCTTCGAGTAGATCGGAGCTCCATTTGAAGTTGTGATCACTTGGGGTTTCTGAAACAAGTTACTGTAAATAGTAGTTGTTGTTGTAGAAAATGCGTCTGTGCCTTTAAACTCTAAACTCACTGGATACGTCTCCTTGTAGGTTTTCAGTTGATTATCCGATGGATCGTTTGGCATTttggttctgaaattttagttaggaaatttagaattaaataaaactctgaacaaaaaaatgaccACGACGAGGTGTAATACGGAATATGGGTTGGGAGAGACaagagaaacagagaaaaaagaaagaagattGTAGCGTTATCACTGATAAGGAACATGTTGTTGGACACCAGACTACGGCATAGTCTCGCTTATTTTGGACAGGCAAAAAAGTAGGGGGAAAGACAAAAATTAGGTAGGTATTGATTATGGGTCAGGGTATACGGGGAATGGATTGATCTACAAATCTacagatctacaaaaaatgcgggagaatagacgcagagttttcaactgatttcgcatggttgagaacgtgctgacgtcacatttttctggacgaaaaattcccgcatttttcatAGATCAAAGCGTAATGGGACAACCTGGCACTACGTGGAAAAGTGGTacctgtacgcaatttgtctaccgtatacctgAACTTTTGGGCTTGtcgtttttatcaaaaacgaGTGGCCCAATATTTTTGTGATgtatataaaaaatgtccgaaaaaaataaactctaaattttttggtccaaaGCTTTTTTCTTATCTTGCGCCTAAACCTGGTTAAActcaaattatcagtagagcgcatttgcatggATGTACCACTAGCCGGGCCGCGGGGTGTTGCTGTATGGTGCATATGTGCAAACACCATAACTTACGCGCAAATTTGACAAACTTACTGTCAAAAAGGCGCGCTATAAATAAGCAATATATTgactattttgaattttaaaaacaaaaaataatccaaaGTTGTCCACGAGCAGTACACAGCGGCTTGTAGAAGtattgcgcgtcaaatatggtgcatcgaaaaatGATCATATTTTACGCTCAATTTTCACTTCTACCGAACTGATTATTGATGTTTTCCGGCGATTCTTATACTCCCAGTCGCGGTGCTCTGTACAAGagatgatgacgtcacatgTTTATGATAAGCGATAAGGGAaacccaaaaataaaataaagtgtTGTGTCGGTCTCGCAGCGATGAAATTGTTGACCAAATTTTGCAATGTTTTCACCAAAaactacggtacccggtctcgaaacgacaaatACTGTAACTTTAAACTTTCGTTGACGCggattttttatcgattttttttttaattttgtgtttttattgttatatTTGAGTtgttttcatcgaaaaaatataaaaaatcgataaaaactcCACAGCGACAAAAGTTtgcaactacagtactctttaaaggcgcacatattTTCGCAATAGATAAAAAactgtcgtttcgagacccgaTACCGtaattttggcgcgaaaattgCTTTTACAGTCTAACTTAAGTtttcatctttaaaaattgactgaaacaaaaaattttccagattttcttcAAACAGGAAAATGATGACGTCACGTGGCCAATTTTCTGCCTGATAAAACGCTATTTAATTTCCGGCTTTTTTGATTTATGTGCACATAAAATTTCTTATCATCAAAAACCagaagaaatacaaaaaaaagagtttataAATAACGAGATTCTATAtacaaaagtttgaatatcAAACAATTTAATGCTTCTTCTGGCAGAGCTGATGGCGAAGAGCATTTCCGAAATCCGGATGAACTTTCGTGAACTCTTTGACCAttccattttgaatttcctccaaacAGCCACCCAAATCACTAGCCAAATTCCCAACGAGCCGATCTCTCTCCTCCTCCTTGAGCACTTTCTCCCAGAACTGACGTGGCTGCTCGTAGTTGTGATCGTCTCCAGTCTCATAACGATCAACATCTCCAGTCGTCTGAAATGTCGACTCCTTCACATCATCACGAGTACGGTATCCGCGGAAACTGTTCGGGAAGTAATTCGGCGCATCTCCCTGGCTTTCATAAGCCATTGCACCATCGCGTTGAGTGGTATGAGCACGGGAGCGGTACGGGCAGTTGACTGGAAGCTGAATGTAGTTTGGTCCAAGGCGATGGTAATGCGTGTCCGTGTAGGAGAAGATACGCCCTTGGAGCATCTTGTCTGGCGAGAACTCGATTCCTGGGACGATGTGGGCCGGGCAGAAGGCGGCTTGTTCGAcctgaaaaccaaaataaaaaatatttttactccacctttaaagctAGACgtaaaatgcaatttttattgttcctattaggtctccaaataagttccgggtcaaaaatcagaactttttttgccttttatagatttttttgaaactttgggaatttatgttatcaactatgacctttcattttgaaatggtcacaaaattttttgaccacccggagcgccctaactcggagccatttttttcaggcatttttcagatctcgcttcttttcaggtttcaattgaggtttgtgtgcggattttgcttagtttagtacacaatgtaagaaaacaaaaaaagtttggaaaaaatccgtccaaaaaaattttttttgtcggtcgtcaaaaaatcttcaaaaaaattttttttcgaaaattctcgattttttatacaagaatgatgtaaccatgtgcaaactatttttacacatacaaaacatttgagtatgaaatttggatctcgagaaatactccaagaactcgaaaatttttcgaaaaagctgTGTTTTCTGTTATTGTTTTAGTGTGAcgcaataaattgaaatgttttgtatgtgtaaaaatagtttgcacatggttacatcatttttgtataaaaaatcgagaattttcgaaaaaaaaattttttgaagattttttgacgaccgacaaaaaaaatttttttggacggattttttccaaactttttgttttcttacattgtgtactaaactaagcaaaatccgcacacaaacctcaattgaaacctgaaaagaagcgagatctgaaaaatgcctgaaaaaattggctccgagttagggcacttcggacggccaaaaaattttgtgactattgtcaaatgaaagatcatagttGATAACGTAAATTCCtacagtttcataaaaatcgatacacagcgaacaaagttatgatttttgacccggaacttatttggagacctaatattaaaaaaaactaattcatCTTCACACCACTTGCCTCAGCGAAATAATTCTTCACATTCCTGTTCAGCACCATCTTGCCGACCTCGATCAGTGGGTAATCACCGTGTGGCCAAACTTTAGTGACATCAAATGGATTGAACTCCCATTTCTCAGCTTGTTCGAATGTCATCACTTGAATGAACATCTTCCATTCCGGGAAATTTCTTGACTCAATGGCATTGAACAGGTCGCGGATCGCATAGTCTGGATCCGAAGAGGCGAGCTTTCCAGCGTCAGTTGGATCGAGATTCTTGGAACCTTGAGCAggctgaaaaatagaaaatgaaaatttaattctagTCCCCGTCTCTCTTAGGCTTACCTTGAAATGGAATTTACAATAAATCGGATTTCCCTCCTTGTTGACCATCTTGAAAGTATGCGCTCCGTATCCATTCATAAAACGGAATCCATCAGGAATTCCACGATCCGAGTAGAGGAACATCACCTGATGAATGGATTCAGGGCGATTCATCCAGAAATCGAAGAGCGCATTCGGATCCCTCATGTGAGTCTGTGGATTGCGCTTCAGGGCATGAATGAAATTCGGAAAGTGGATTGCGTCACGAATGAAGAAGATCGGAGTGTTATTTCCAACCAGATCCCAGTTACCCTCCTCGGTATAGAATTTGAGAGAGAATCCACGTGGATCGCGGACAGTATCAGCGGATCCCGATTCTCCAGCGACCGTTGAAAAACGAACGAGAAGTGGTGTCTGTTTTCCGACCTTGTTGAACATATCGGCCTTACAGTACTTGGTGATGTCATGGGTGACCTCGAAGTATCCATGAGCACCACCACCTTTGGCATGGACGACACGCTCCGGGATGCGTTCACGATCGAAATGAGCCATCTCGTCCATATAAACGATGTCCTGCATTAGCATTGGACCACGTCGTCCGGCGGTGAGCACGGCGGTCTTCGAGTAGATCGGAGCTCCATTGGATGTGGTGAGCAGGTGGGGTTCctggaaaaatcagtttttatataaattgcgaagaaaatcgctgaaattgatttttctcaccTGATTTCTATCTCTATAAGCTTTCAGCTGATCCTCAGCCATTGGTCCGGGTTTTGTGTCGTTGACCGCTAAAAATATATagtcacgtggtgccagactgtcccattacggtttgatctacaaaaaatgcgggaatttttgcccaaaacaATTTGACGTccgcacgttcttaaccatgcgaaagcagttgagaactctgcggctcaattcccgcattttttgtagatctacgtagatcaaaccgaaatgagacaatcTGACATCACGTGTATTTTGTAACAAAGAAACTCACTTAGATTGACCATGTGGGGAAGCATTGGCATTTTGAAGATTTACTGTTGAATTTCCGAGAATCGGCACTGAAaaggaaaacaaataaataatataatcGTTTGCGAAAACCGGAGAGATTGCTCGGAGTCAAGAATCAACAAAATCGAGAGATTAATGGCGAAAATTCGTGGAAATTATCGTTTAAAAttggtaaataatttttttttacgcAAGAAACAATAGAAATCCACGCTGAAAACGTTTTtgttttccgggaaaaaaaattaatcgattttaattacaaaaaaacaacattgtTTTCACTTATGTGCAAACACCGATGTACTTTTTTGCGTACCGTAGTTTCgagtttgtttttcaaaagtaatttttcatCCGAACGGCATTTTTGCGTAGAAAATTACACTTTTGAAAGAGTTTTTTATGgttaaaatgtgaaatttgatttaaaaaaatattacggGGACAcaaaacatatttgacgcgcaaaatatctcatagcgaaaactacagtaatcctttaaatgattactgtaccgcttgtgtcgatttacgggctcgatttttgaaaatagcacgaaggaaaatgaaatatcgatgtaacttttcgaaaaaaaattaattcgaaaacttgagcccgtaaatcgacaccagcgctacagaattactgtagctttcgctacgagatattttgcgcgtcaaataggTTGTGCAAaacgcattctcaaaattttgtgctcCCGTAATACTCGAAATTACccaaaatttatagattttcaattttacagagCGAGAAAAGCACGAAACAATGGCgattatttaacaaaaatattaaaattcactaattttttaagatggaaatttcgacttttttcaattttttttcgataaacgtaaaaaaaactagctacgaaccaaaaaaaaccttctcAGCGAGCAGTTCTTAGCTTATAAACAAACTCTTAGAGACCATAGATCACCATAAAAACAACATGCAAACAgctgagagagagagagtggaaaaaaaaagaaaagtgaacAACAAAAACACATTTGCGGGGATGGTGTCTGGCCGCCtcttttatacattttcaatgTCAACGGGGGACGCCAGGAATtgtcagcaaaaaaaaatatatttatactCTAGTACTTAATGTCATCATTATTGTTCTAGTTTTCTCACAAAGGACAGccaatttatataaattttccatCAGGCAAATGGTGGCAAGAACAGCTGTGTTTTGGTGGAAGAAAAATGGGTTTTGCAGGTTGAAAgggtgaaaaataaaaaatctgaaaaaaaacgtttgtgttttgcaaaaaataataataatttttaaaaaaattgatttatgtGCACATACACCaataggcttagtcttaggcttaggcttaggcgtaggcctAGACTCAGCCTTAGGTTTAGTCTTagattggggggggggggggaacaaaaattccagaaacttcaagaattcagaaaaaaggaCGATGAAAATGCACTAAAAGTTgcacaattccaaaaaaagcacaaaaaatctcattttcagaaaattcactaaaattaatgcaatttgttatttttcttgtattttggcatttgcattttcaaaaataaatcccCATTGACCGTACTCCAGATTCAAAGGAGCACACTTCTGCTGAGTGGTCTCGGCACGCGTACCGAAACTTTtgtgtgtgcgcctttaaaattactgtatatattttttcttcattttctttgcTGATTTCgtaatgtttttttcgagtttttgattgttttttctcatttttttttgtttttctttattattagttaaaatataaaaactattttaagcTAATCAACGCAAATCGAGGCGAAAACCGATCGCAGAAAGAGGAAAAGtcgaaaagtgagtttttttgcaaaaatatttcagccgCCGCCGTCAGCTGGATTCCATAGAAGTGTGACGAAGGAATTAAGGTTTGcttatcgaaaaaatgttgatttttcctaaattaattttttacagagcTCGTCGATCCGGACAATTCCGCAGAAATCAGGAAATCAACAGACGGAATGGCTCCGGAGTCCAATGGAGCGCACAAGCATTCGCCAATCTGAGATCCACAATGCGGCTGGGCTACGGATGCTGAATAGATAATTAAATtgcaatattaaattttaaaaacgtttgGAACAAGACCGCCCGTCCGGAAACTGGCTATGGGCTCCCCGggggaaaaaaatggaagaatgcACGTTTCTCCGACTCGCTTAGGTACACTCCTCTACAAAAATTCGTTTTGCGACAcggaaaagttgtcaaaattgtagaatttagctaaaattagactactttttcgaaatattaaatcacatttaaactaattttcaatacgactttctcacaaaattacaaaactcGTTATATTGAGCACATTTTGTATATAGttcagaataaaaaacaataatttctttaaaaaaaacagtaatttctatttaaaactacagtaaccgatAATGTTTTTACgtacatttttcacattaaaataaatttagaaagaaCATTTAGAAATTAGACATTAATGGAACACAAAAttatgagaatgcgtattgcaccaCATATTTGAcccgcaaaatatctcgtagcgaaaactacagtaatcctttaaatgactactgtagcgttgatgtcgatttacggaaataattcatttatcgatagaatattaaaattaagcaaaaaaatgcgaagaagcaaatgaaaatggaatatcgCTAAATatcattattcaaaaataaatcaatttcaaaaatcgagcccgtaaatcgacacgagcACTACCAGTAAccacgagatattttgcgcgtcaaatatcttgtgcaatacgcattctaaGAATTTTATGCTACCGtaatacaaaaacaatttgcgaaattcgaaaacttttccTCGAgaagtacacgagctgcgtaaatcgacaaaatacCGTATCCTCCATTTGTGAATATGAGGGAGCCAGTGTCATCGAGAGCAGagctaaaattttcattattttacagtttaaaaaaaaaaagagtggtcgttgaaatttttttacaggaacactaaattctaaaaatgggTATTGCGCAAcgaatttgacaaaaaatttatataatatctcgtagcgaaaactacagtaatcctttaattgactactgtagcgctggtgtcgatttacggaaatcatttataaagaaaattgaaaaaaaatcgagcccgtaaattgACATcaacgctacagtagtcatttaaaggattactgtagttttcgctacgagatatttagCGCGTCAGATATGTTGTGTATAATACGAATCCTTAAAATttagtgttcccgtaatataaaATTAGTAGTTTCGACCACTCTAGCTAGACtaccaaaaattgtaatttttaatgatttgagAATGACAGTGATCTCGTCAGTAGCTAGCCATtctcgttttatttttgaattttttggtgctgtttaaaatattgagaaattactcggtagaataaaaaaaaattacatcttAGCCATgtaggcgtaggtcgcctACGGTcacttttttgggaaaattcttgatttttttcgggaaaactacgaaaaaaactaatgatttaagtatcaaaaaatatagtgtttttgatgataaaataatttttgtttaaaatattgagaaattattcgttgatttttcaacggaaacattttttgtcgataattttgaaaataggcaTAGGTCGCctgaaacctttttttgaaaaaaatcctcaattttttgggaaaactaCGGAAAAGCTAAtgatttataaaaacttttttttttaatcttgacGATCCTCACATTTTAGCCACGGAAAgtaggcgtaggtcgcctacggaaattttttgtaaatttttttaaatgtagtgGCCGTTAGAAACActtgaaatttgtagtttcGACCACTCTAGCTAGACtaccaaaaattgtaatttttaacgatttgAGAATGGCCGTGGTCTCATCAGTAGCTAGCCATTCTcgttttattagaaaatttttggaaaaaaaacttgaaaaaagtcgaaaacaTGCACCATGCCGTCGCCTACAACTCGCCT of Caenorhabditis elegans chromosome II contains these proteins:
- the ctl-1 gene encoding Catalase-2 (Confirmed by transcript evidence); the protein is MPNDPSDNQLKTYKETYPKPQVITTSNGAPIYSKTAVLTAGRRGPMLMQDVVYMDEMAHFDRERIPERVVHAKGAGAHGYFEVTHDITKYCKADMFNKVGKQTPLLVRFSTVAGESGSADTVRDPRGFSLKFYTEEGNWDLVGNNTPIFFIRDAIHFPNFIHALKRNPQTHMRDPNALFDFWMNRPESIHQVMFLYSDRGIPDGFRFMNGYGAHTFKMVNKEGNPIYCKFHFKPAQGSKNLDPTDAGKLASSDPDYAIRDLFNAIESRNFPEWKMFIQVMTFEQAEKWEFNPFDVTKVWPHGDYPLIEVGKMVLNRNVKNYFAEVEQAAFCPAHIVPGIEFSPDKMLQGRIFSYTDTHYHRLGPNYIQLPVNCPYRSRAHTTQRDGAMAYESQGDAPNYFPNSFRGYRTRDDVKESTFQTTGDVDRYETGDDHNYEQPRQFWEKVLKEEERDRLVGNLASDLGGCLEEIQNGMVKEFTKVHPDFGNALRHQLCQKKH
- the ctl-3 gene encoding Catalase (Confirmed by transcript evidence), which translates into the protein MAEDQLKAYRDRNQEPHLLTTSNGAPIYSKTAVLTAGRRGPMLMQDIVYMDEMAHFDRERIPERVVHAKGGGAHGYFEVTHDITKYCKADMFNKVGKQTPLLVRFSTVAGESGSADTVRDPRGFSLKFYTEEGNWDLVGNNTPIFFIRDAIHFPNFIHALKRNPQTHMRDPNALFDFWMNRPESIHQVMFLYSDRGIPDGFRFMNGYGAHTFKMVNKEGNPIYCKFHFKPAQGSKNLDPTDAGKLASSDPDYAIRDLFNAIESRNFPEWKMFIQVMTFEQAEKWEFNPFDVTKVWPHGDYPLIEVGKMVLNRNVKNYFAEVEQAAFCPAHIVPGIEFSPDKMLQGRIFSYTDTHYHRLGPNYIQLPVNCPYRSRAHTTQRDGAMAYESQGDAPNYFPNSFRGYRTRDDVKESTFQTTGDVDRYETGDDHNYEQPRQFWEKVLKEEERDRLVGNLASDLGGCLEEIQNGMVKEFTKVHPDFGNALRHQLCQKKH
- the ctl-3 gene encoding Catalase (Confirmed by transcript evidence) — translated: MPMLPHMVNLTVNDTKPGPMAEDQLKAYRDRNQEPHLLTTSNGAPIYSKTAVLTAGRRGPMLMQDIVYMDEMAHFDRERIPERVVHAKGGGAHGYFEVTHDITKYCKADMFNKVGKQTPLLVRFSTVAGESGSADTVRDPRGFSLKFYTEEGNWDLVGNNTPIFFIRDAIHFPNFIHALKRNPQTHMRDPNALFDFWMNRPESIHQVMFLYSDRGIPDGFRFMNGYGAHTFKMVNKEGNPIYCKFHFKPAQGSKNLDPTDAGKLASSDPDYAIRDLFNAIESRNFPEWKMFIQVMTFEQAEKWEFNPFDVTKVWPHGDYPLIEVGKMVLNRNVKNYFAEVEQAAFCPAHIVPGIEFSPDKMLQGRIFSYTDTHYHRLGPNYIQLPVNCPYRSRAHTTQRDGAMAYESQGDAPNYFPNSFRGYRTRDDVKESTFQTTGDVDRYETGDDHNYEQPRQFWEKVLKEEERDRLVGNLASDLGGCLEEIQNGMVKEFTKVHPDFGNALRHQLCQKKH